A window of the Henckelia pumila isolate YLH828 chromosome 3, ASM3356847v2, whole genome shotgun sequence genome harbors these coding sequences:
- the LOC140889589 gene encoding protein MAINTENANCE OF MERISTEMS-like, with amino-acid sequence MGFYGVLLCGSRQYDNHLITALVERWRRETHTFHFRCGEATITLQDISIIWGLPIDGEPVIGIDVSHRVEEWQHICLNLLGFTPLTSHFKGGHLSMTALYEHCMAAHIDDNSPEIDVVKYTRCVALMIIGGIMVPDYQGGSVRLIFLQLLRDIERIRSYSWGSAVLAFLYRELCNATWIGKAIISGPLFILQIWAWSRITFVNPDMNGLSLIVRQNEFEENIPYAPYGAR; translated from the exons ATGGGGTTTTATGGTGTTTTGCTGTGTGGATCTCGGCAATATGATAATCATTTAATTACTGCTTTGGTTGAACGATGGCGACGTGAAACACATACCTTTCATTTTAGATGTGGTGAAGCAACCATCACTTTACAGGATATTTCCATTATTTGGGGTCTGCCTATTGATGGTGAGCCTGTAATTGGTATAGATGTTTCACACAGAGTTGAAGAGTGGCAGcatatatgtttgaatttattggGATTTACGCCACTGACGTCGCATTTCAAAGGTGGTCACTTATCGATGACCGCTTTATATGAGCATTGCATGGCTGCACATATCGATGATAATAGTCCAGAAATAGATGTCGTAAAATATACCCGTTGTGTAGCATTAATGATTATTGGAGGAATCATGGTTCCAGATTATCAAGGAGGATCTGTTAGATTGATTTTTTTGCAACTACTTCGGGATATTGAACGCATCAGATCTTATAGTTGGGGAAGTGCAGTTCTGGCATTTCTATATCGTGAGTTATGCAATGCAACATGGATAGGAAAAGCTATAATATCCGGGCCTCTATTTATCCTACAG ATATGGGCATGGAGCAGGATTACATTTGTTAATCCTGATATGAATGGATTATCTCTGATTGTGCGTCAAAATGAATTCGAGGAAAATATTCCATATGCTCCTTATGGTGCACGgtaa